The Panthera leo isolate Ple1 chromosome A3, P.leo_Ple1_pat1.1, whole genome shotgun sequence genome contains the following window.
CactttgctgttttgtttgttgttgttttttaagggTGTTCTTGAAGACTTGGAAAGCCTTGACTATATAAATAAGTGACTTTCTAATGGTAGAATTTCAGTTACTATGACAGAGCACCTGAATTAAGAATTTTATTCTATGACCTTCCTAATATTCCTCAAATCATACCCTGCAGAAATTCACTTACACAGCCTGCTTTTCAGGGTAACTCAAGTTTATAATAACAAAGTTAGAGGTAGTGCATGTTATTCCCATAGCACATACACATGGTAATGGTTATAGAAAGTGCAGCTCCATGGATCACTACTGGGGATATGGCACTTTACACttctcaaagcattttttttaattaaaacaaataaggcAGTATGATAAATGCAAATAGAGGTTAAGTATTTATGgggccttttaaaaacatttattgtaagtgcataataaaaagttattcttcacttatttttcctttttggtaatATATTCTCTAACTTTTCTGATGTGTCAGCCTCACATCACTTCCAGcccagacagggagagagataatATGCCGGAAGCCCcaggaaaaacctctttgagaGCTATTATACAGACAGTGTCTGTAAGCCCCCTGCTTTTCTACTTATCTGCACATATTAGGTAGGGATAAAAGGCAAGCAGAGGAGAGTGACTTTTGTAGAAAGAGGAGTATGGTAAAATACTGACCCCACTTTTTAACTGGATGTGTTGGCTCCTGAGTTCTGgagtagtaaaataaaaattaaaaaaaaaaaaaaaaaaaaactgaataagaCAGGTTTTAGTCCTATTTTAGTAAGTTGATTTTAGTACAAGTTGATTTTAGTACAAGTGTCACTTGCTATAAATGTGAAAGTTACATGCCTGTGTTGCCAGGCTGGGCAGTACTCACCCTTTTGTCTATGTCTTGATTATCCTAGAAAGAGAACTGTGAGGGTAAGTTCCATGGCATTTTACTGGGGCAGGCAATTGACAAGGTTTTCAGTATAAGTTACACCAGGGACCTTACTGAATTTatctgaatattataaaataaattggcaATCTAAAAGGAAATCAATTAGACAAACTCAATAAGACTAGAGTTGATGCAGGGCCTACAAAAAAGCAAGTTGTCAGCAatacatcattattttaaaactaaatcttATTTCACCTTTCTTTGGGAGAAAAACATGGTCTGTAGTACACACAAGCAATCCCCTAATCATGTGCCAGATAACCATCAAAgagttgaaataaaattaatgattgcaatttttaatttgttgctgGGTGTACCCTGGAATTCAGCTTTTTTAGGGTTGGTTCAAATCAACCAAATtcttcctcacccccacctccccaaatgCTTTCTACATGAACTTCCAATCTCTTTGCAGAAAGCCCAACTTTTCATTTCTAAGTCCTTGTTAGAGCACCACCTTGCCCTTGTTGGCATGGATGACAGACAGGGATGGTTGCACAGGCAGCACACCCTACTCCAGGATACTGCTGTGAAGAAGACATCTTACAAAACAATAAATCAGGTTTCCATGCCCGCATTTTGTAAAATTGATTGAGGATTACTGTCAATGATATTGCAAATATGCTGATCTGGATAATATTGATCATTCACACCTCAATCACACTGAAATCTTCTTGAATCAACTCAAACTTCAATCCAGACAGAAATGAAAGTTGTTACTAATACTTCTAACTTGTTGCTGTTGATAAAATTACATCTTTCTGCAAACTGTGGAGAGTTTCTACATGGGAAGCAGCTGATACTTATGTATtctacgcacacacacacacacacacacacacacccgtcatgtatgtgtgagtgtatgtgtgttttctggACACTTATTGGGCAAACAATCGTTTTTTGTGCCATATTCATCAGCTTTATACTGTTATGTTTCAGGCCAAAAAATAACAAGGAACATGAAGATGCTTTTCCAGGTGCTAGAACTCCATTCTCAACATTTCATATGCACCTTCCTtgctttaattttgtctttttacataaaaaaaatttcaaaatgtacttACCTAtctaatttatgatttttttccttaactagaacttaagttgtttttttttaattttttttaatgtttatttatttttgagacagagagagacagagcatgaacgggggagggtcagagagagagggagacacagaatctgaaacaggctccaggttctgagctgtcagcccagagcctgacgcggggctcgaactcacggaccgcgagatcgtgacctgcgctgaagtcggacgcttaaccgactgagccacccaggcgcccctagaacttaAGTTTCATGAGAGCAggtagttttgtttattttggccacTACTGCACCTTTAGCACCTAACATATGGCGTGCTTCCAATGAATGTATTTTTCTGAATGGATGAATGGTAGAGCTGTGTTCATAAGAATCTATTGCCACCCTCCCATCTAAACTTCTGATCCCACCAGAAACACAAAACAGGAAGACTTTCCACAGGTGTCATTATTTGTAGAACATAACTCTGCTTTCTGAATTGCTTAAAGATAGAAGTCCCCTAGAGACACACACCTGGCTTTTCTGGAGAGCAGGACTGGAAGTGGACTTAGAGCCCAGGTAGCTCATCCAGACATGGGATAGTTGAGGGAACCAGAGCCCCAGGAAAGGAAGTGACATGCCACAGGTCATATTTTAATGCAGGAGCAAGACCAGGAAGAGCCACAATCTCTCTAtccatagatttaaaaatattgatagtTCTGTTCACTGAACAAGCCCTTGCTCTTCTACAACTGGTGATGACGAACAGGATCAGCTTTGGAACGATGGAGAAAGTGGAAGGAAATTCATTCCATGTGGCACCTTGCACTTGGGGAAACCTATAACCCAATTTAATACTGTAACTAGCACATGTGACTGCCACACTTCCACTTTTTCTGCTTATGTAGGGGACATCCTTGCAGCCTTCATTTGAGGGGTAGGGAAGCCCATTTGGTGTGAAGTGAACAGGCAGTGGCAAGGAGATAGAAAACTGAGTTTTCACCCTAAATTTTTGCTCTGGATATCAAGGCTATAAGATTAGTTTTGAAGATAAGAGAGGACAGTTGTCTTCAAACATATGCATAAGgataaactgaaaataagaagaaataggcATGATATACTTATGAAGTATAAGCGAGAAAGTGATGTTTGAATCTTGAAGGATGGCCATTAGTGGCATCAGAGATAATGGTAACAGCTGGCACTTAAGTGCTGTCATTTACTGTGTTACTGTTGTAAACACTTCACAAATATTAAAGCCCTCAATCTTCACAATAACATGAGGCTATTATTCCCAtattacagatgggaaaactgagacacagagagattaaCAAACTTGCCAAAGTTAAGTAGATCTGGGTGTTAAACCCAGGTACTTTGGTTTTAGAGTCTGAGCTGCGAACACAGCCTGCAAAAGCATTTTGGCTAAGGAAAAGCCTGTGCAAACAAACATATAAAGGCCTGGTGCACTTGGGGAATAGTGAACAGCTCAATGTGGCCAGGATATGGTATGCTGTGGCTTGGGGGAAGTGAGGAAGAAAAGATGTGCCTCAAGGTGAAAATATTCAGTGTATGCTAAGAGTCATGGACTCCACCCTAATACCACCCTCTTGTACTTTCCACTGAATCAAAAGTGGTTCGTTGTGGTTCCTATCGCTGTTAGGGTCTTTACATGAGATCTATTTACTTTGTATCCACTGAAACATTACTGTTGTGGTTCCTATCACTGTTAGGTCATTTACATGAGATGATTGTTTTGAAGAACTATTATATTGTAGTATATCAATTTGTAACATACACCATGATATGTCacaatatacataatataattatatatgtatgtattatgataataattataagaaTATACATGAACTACcaatattttatggtattttatatATGACAGATTCACTTGTTATTTCCTAAAACTACATTCTTACACATGTATTTAGACATACACACAGATTTCTCCTGGAGGTACCAAAAAACTGTGCTTCTTACAGATATCAATTATGATATAAACATGTGAATTGTTATAACTTAAAGaataattatatgcatataaCTGTTTTACCTTAGTTTGCCAAGAAAGAGTTGCCCCATATGCCAGccactaaagaaaaatatgaaaaatgaatcaaagataaGTCTAAATTCGAATCAAAGATAAGTCTAAATTCCTTAGTCAATAGAAATCTATTACAACACATATAAAACTCTAAAACTGTCCCATTTATGAACCTTGCATTACCTTCTCACACAGTGGCAGTGAATTTCAACACAACTCTCAGGATGCCTTAAATGAGGCTATGAAAATGGCAATATGAGTTCCTGCTGCAGCCAAGAATCTgatcttaaaatagttttaagtgAACATTATCCACATGATATTTTCAAGgccaagatgaaataaaaatcgCACATTACTGAATAGCAGCGTACCTCAAGCTGCATGATATCCAAGTCATCTGGGGAATCAGCTAGAGGTCGAGGAAATCCTATTATGagaaatcacaaaaatattaattagagAAAAAAGTTCATAGCATTAACTTTTAAATCTTTACATTGAAAAACATACAGAGATTCtagaaatacaatattttaaaaaggatttacaaagaaaacacatttctacCTACAACAGTAAAAGTGAGATTTGtactaaaattaattaaacacaattccttttttaatttaccaGGAGTTACCAACATAAGAGTTAGTAACTCAAGAGGGAAaaacttaatttgtatttttatggaaTTTATGGAGATAGCATATTAGGAGATGGTGTCAAGAAAGTGTGTGCATCAGAGTCAGTCTAGGAACTTTTAAGAAGTACAGATActtgttcttctgcttcatcaGACTTTTCAGGGGTAGGTCTGGGCAAAGGTGTTACCAGCACACAGCTGCACCCTATGCCAGTCAGCCTCTACCTGGCCTAAATGAAGTCTCCATCTCGTTTGTACACGATGCAATACTTGGGGGAATAGCTAATACAGAAATTGGAGGAATCTGTTGGAGAGGTGAAATTAATGGGATAAATGTAAAACCCtgaacttagatttttttaaatgtgggacAGGGAATATTTGGCTCAAGAGTATATACATAATAACTCAGGCTAATGGTTACAAGTTACATGTGATCAGATTTCAGTTTAGTGTAAAGAAATTTTTGATGATTGGAGCCATTCAAAAATGCAAAGTAATTTGAACCAATCCTATAAGGATTTATTAACAGGTTCTGTGTTAACAGTACAAATGATAAAGACTATAGGAACCTTATCCTCgggaaacaaaaaaacttaaataggAAAAAGGGGGAGgtggatataaatatatagatagataaataaaaggtaataaCAAATTCCCCAAAGTGTAATATAAACAAGATTCTATTGGACCCAAGAAGAGGCAGTTACTGGCTCTCTTAGGCTGGTAGTGAGTTGGGTGTCACTGAAAGTAATCAAACAGGGAAATCATAGATCCCTGCTTGCCATGAAAGGTTAAATTAGATGACCTCCAAGGTTCCTTGCAATGTCTAGGTTTTGCGATTATACTGTAAGACACAGCAAAACAAACATACtgcttgaaatatattttctgtttgaatatattttcaaaacttttctaCACCCCTAAATCAAAATTCTAATGGAAAAGTCTGAAATTTTGAAATAGTCCACATTTCCAATTGGAGCTGCCACCACATGCCTCCCTGTATCATTTGGTGAATTACCTTGAAATTGGTAATGCATTCCGACTACTGATCCCATATCCCACCCTTGGTTCCCTGTAAAGGTACTGGTTTCTCAGAAGCTGGTGAAGCAATAGCCTTGTCCAGTCAGATCCTCGGACAGTGCCCAAGCCCACTAAGACTTGGGGCCTCTGCAGCTCTGTCTGGGATCCTGCCTCCAGGGAGCCCACAGAAAGGCcatgaaaatattcctttttcctGTTTGCGTTCCTTTCCCGCCCCTCTTCAACTGTCCCTCAATCCCCAGTCCTCATGTCTGTAAACTCAATTTTACTGTATTCTCTCTTCAGAATTCCAGGAACACAGATGGCTAAGACATCGGGGTCTCCAGCTCATATCCCTCACAGTTTTAGCAGCTCGTCTTTGGGACAGCCCTAAGTCAGGAGCTGTTTAACGACAGTTCCACAAGGGAGTCATGTCCTTCGGTAAAAGGCTGCAGCATCTAGTTCTGTCCACCCTCTCTTAAAGGTTAGGGACAAATGGGAAGCCATTTCAAAAGGGTGGAAATGGAGGTAGGTGAGGGGATTATGTTGGACTCCTTCCAGGACCCAGAACCACCCTGAAGGATCAAGGGTTAGAGCTCAGCCCAGCTGGGGGTCTGATGAAGGGATCTCCTTACCTGAGGAGGGAATCTGTAGCATGCAGAAGCAATAGATGGCCAAGATGGAAACGAATTGAGGAGGAAGttgtttcattttcaaagccaggTTCCTCTTTGCTGGCCATAGATGTGTGCTGCCCAGATAGGAGTTGAGCATTTCCTGAAGTTCCAAAGGCAGAGGCAATACTCTGCCCTGCATCTGATAGGTCCCAGTGGAGAAGGTGCCTTTGTTTGCAACGCCCGGGAGCCCGTTGGCTGAGAACCAATCAATTTTGCACAGGAGGACCCTGGCTTTCTCATAAATGTCACGCTGGGCCCTTATTTGTGGAATAATTCCTCCTGGGGTAGGCATTGTAGAGAATCATCTTTTTCAatccagcaataaaaataaaaagtggagagTCATAATTGTTATTCTATAGTGGTTTGAGAAACATTTCTGACTCTAGAAAGgcgttttctctttttttaatcaaagaactGGATATAAATCTATACACTCCTGTGTGACGAAGTCTTATTTCCTAAGAAGCTGTTTATTTTCCACCATTAACAAAGGATGTTTTATAGTCTTTGGTGCAACTGAGAACAAAATTTGGAGTCCTGGATATAATATTACAAGAAACTCAAAAGTTcaagtagatattttaaaaatcatagttaGAAATTAGACTCCTTAAGGTTTGTCCAGACTCCTTTCTATGAATaagttaaatatttcaaataaaatcagcatataagaaaacataagtgtttaattataataataataacaacaataataacatgTCATCTACTGAGCTTCTATTTAGGATTTCACTTAGGTTATTTTATGTAGTTCTCACAAAAGATCCGTAAGGAGTATATGATTATCCTAATTTTATGAATGGGAAAATTGAGGCTGAGAGAGAATAAGGAACTTGCCAAGGTTACCAAACCATAATGAATGCAGAGCAGGGATTTGGACTCAAGGATATCTGAAATCCAGTCATGTCTGTAAAAGTGTGGGATTTTAGTCAATGTGTTCACTTTTTTCTAAAAAGACCTTCCTTGATAGGGAATATattcaatctgtagattgctttgcgtCGTATGGGCATCTTATaatagggtattatgctaagtgatataagacgaagacaaatactgtatgatttcacttacatgtgaaatcttaaaaaataaaacaaacaaccacCACAAAACCTAGAAACAGaaagacttataaatacagagaacaaactggtagttgccagaaaGGAAGAGGGCAAAAGAGTGGGAGAAATAGgggaagggaattaagaggtacaaacctccagttacaatataaataagtcataggatgaaaagtatagcagaaggaatataatgaataatattaTACTAATgtcatatggtgacagatggtactGTGGGGAACACTGTGTAAGGTATAGAGTTGCcaagtcactata
Protein-coding sequences here:
- the NMS gene encoding neuromedin-S isoform X5; the protein is MPTPGGIIPQIRAQRDIYEKARVLLCKIDWFSANGLPGVANKGTFSTGTYQMQGRVLPLPLELQEMLNSYLGSTHLWPAKRNLALKMKQLPPQFVSILAIYCFCMLQIPSSGFPRPLADSPDDLDIMQLEWLAYGATLSWQTKDNQDIDKRNSGANTSS
- the NMS gene encoding neuromedin-S isoform X2 yields the protein MPTPGGIIPQIRAQRDIYEKARVLLCKIDWFSANGLPGVANKGTFSTGTYQMQGRVLPLPLELQEMLNSYLGSTHLWPAKRNLALKMKQLPPQFVSILAIYCFCMLQIPSSGFPRPLADSPDDLDIMQLEWLAYGATLSWQTKDNQDIDKRDSRTDAGDFTKKPRNGRNTEANTQ
- the NMS gene encoding neuromedin-S isoform X3, which codes for MPTPGGIIPQIRAQRDIYEKARVLLCKIDWFSANGLPGVANKGTFSTGTYQMQGRVLPLPLELQEMLNSYLGSTHLWPAKRNLALKMKQLPPQFVSILAIYCFCMLQIPSSGFPRPLADSPDDLDIMQLEWLAYGATLSWQTKDNQDIDKRDSRTDAGDFTKKNSVAKRNWIR
- the NMS gene encoding neuromedin-S isoform X1, coding for MPTPGGIIPQIRAQRDIYEKARVLLCKIDWFSANGLPGVANKGTFSTGTYQMQGRVLPLPLELQEMLNSYLGSTHLWPAKRNLALKMKQLPPQFVSILAIYCFCMLQIPSSGFPRPLADSPDDLDIMQLEWLAYGATLSWQTKDNQDIDKRDSRTDAGDFTKKDHTATLGRPFFLFRPRNGRNTEANTQ
- the NMS gene encoding neuromedin-S isoform X4: MPTPGGIIPQIRAQRDIYEKARVLLCKIDWFSANGLPGVANKGTFSTGTYQMQGRVLPLPLELQEMLNSYLGSTHLWPAKRNLALKMKQLPPQFVSILAIYCFCMLQIPSSGFPRPLADSPDDLDIMQLEWLAYGATLSWQTKDNQDIDKRDSRTDAGDFTKKVAKEWKKH